The DNA sequence AACATCAGGAGGCTGTCATTTAGCGCCCCTTGTTGACTCCAAAATCGCTGTAGATATGTCACCAAGATGCAAGTACACTTCCCCGGACTACTCAAAAGAAGTCCGCAGCTGCTTTGCGCTTGACAGGAAGCTTCAATAGGTTGTCTGTTAGTGAAGAGCTGTCGCTACCGGAGAGGTATGGCTCCCGTCGACACGCATCTTTCCGGGAGGCGGGCGAAGGCACAAGGGGGGATGGGGTGGCGCCGCTCACAACTGGTGTGCCTGGAGTGGCAGTCTTCGGCGTGTAGCTGGCCCTCAATGCCCGGTCTATACCTTTGGAGATGCCGAGCTTGGCCGATGCCAGATGGCGTGCAGCGGGTGACATGGTGCCAAGGCATGCCAGGGGCGACTTGGGGGAAGGGCTTAGCCTCGGGCTGCACATCAGAAGAGTATGCGATGAATACGATTTGAACGGCACAATCGCCACAAGAACAACAAGGACACTGATTGTGAAGTCCAAATTGCTAGGTGAAGGGTAAACAGTGCAAGGGTAGGAAACAGCAGGAGCAATAGGACAGCATGTTGTCCTGTCGCTCTTGCTGTGTCCCGCCTTGGTGCTGTTTACCCATCACATAGCCATGCACAGACTTATCTAAATGTGTACCATCTTGAAGTTTTCGATTGCTAGTGCAGAAGAACACAGAACTTATCTCTTAGGTTAAACTGATGTGAAGCCATGCAGACTAATGAAAGAACAATCTGCAACAACGTGGATTGCACAAAATGAGCAAACGGGCTACATTCACTTCCTGGAAACTGAAACAGGCTCGTAGAAACGAGTATTATGAGTtcatacagtcaacgaccaattttTTGGATGCCGTTTTTCTCGGATATACTCGACAATTAGAACGCCTTCAtcgcaccaccacgtaccccatagagccaaGGCATAAGAAAGTCTGAAATTTCTGATGGAAAAATCCTTCAATGTCTGATTTTCCAGAATTTTTGGCGCGACTGCAGGTCCAGaatggcattaatcgaagccacaaCCTTTGCTATTTTAATTATCTCACGGCCGCAAACCGGCGCTCTTGCACGCCAAgctgctggcagccatagccatcACCACGGCAGCACTTGGCCTATCTGCTTTGACGTTTGCTACCAAGGTTCCTGCTGAACGCTGTTGtgtttcattgaaagaattcactgcCGCCAGCAAGGGTGCCAACTACACCTTCGCGATTCTCGCCGATGGCTTCAATTTGTGGAAAGCACAGCGTGTTGCGTATGCCGGCTCTCAAAAGTCAGCTTAGCCGCAATACAACAGTGTTAAGGCTGACCCGCATGGAGCGAACTTTCCTGACGAACTTTCTGTGGCGAACGCCGTCACGGCGGCGTGCCTTCGTCATGCTGCACACACATGCAACGAAAAGCAGGCACCACCATGATTTCAACCGCAAGTCGGATGAAGTAGAGCCCTGATTGGTCCGCCCTGCCCGCCTGCGTTCACCGCTTCCGCCGGCGGCTGGCTGCCGGCGACAGTATCAAGCCTGGCTTGATCGGCAGCGAACAGCTACGTTTTGGCCGCCACTGCTTTTTCACTGGCAAATCGCTCCGTGTGGGTGGGCCTTTATGCGGTCAAGCTTACGCGacatattgcggtgaagcataccaataATAGAAAGGGAGTCAACTGTCACGGCACACAATACACATTGCTTAATTATGCAAGCGTGCACCTGCCATGTCCTGTGAACGTACAAACATTGATACACCTAGCAAGTGTAGCGGCGGGCCTTCAGAGTTACTTTGGACATGCCTATGGCACTTTGAGCTTTTGGGGGCAGTAAGATgcatgcaataatttttttggACTGCTAGATTTTTCTTACATTTCCTCGGCCCCTAGGGGGTCAGAAAGATCAGTTGTTGATGTACTTAGGATGCTCTGGTGCTTGCCAAAATTTTTTCATAATTTTAAAAGGTTCTAGAAATTCATTTAAAAATGACGAGTAAAACATGTCATGTCTATATACTCCTTTAAAGGGGCCATGACGCCAAATTTTCAAGTGTGAAATATGCATTGCGTGTTAAACCACGCATGACCCACAGCAAGTTGGCAGAATTTCAGCACATTTGGTGTGGTCGAAgatttgaatttttttatattgcagcTGTCGGGGCACTCAACTCTCACATGTCCGCTGATGATGTTTTCCCTGCATGGctctcgcgtctcctgtaatcagGCTCGTTGGCATAGCTATGCGCCGACGGAGGTCGGTGTCATTCCAGCATATTACGAGAGATCTgagagtgttgcgctgctaacaccACCTAATGAAGGGGTTACTGGGCAGGAAAGGGAGTAGGCTTTTGCTCTTTGTCTTGGAGTCGGCAAGCTGTGTCGATGCTTTGCGCACTTGCCCATCGTTCACAGGACCATCACAAGAAAGGCTTCGGAGCGGGACACCAGGATGGATGAACATCATCATTAAAATGTGATGCTCTTTGTGTGACTGTACATGCGAACAATAAgacgttggtgtccagcatgggagcAAACATATTCACTTGCTATCCAGTCGCAGTGTGTCGAATTTCCCTGATTTGTCGcacacccatcggcatgttctatGGGTAGTCATccagctagcaggcattagtgcactaaaggtgcaataaatgccctttttaTTGTTTGCAGTACTTTGTTGTCATccttttgtcccaagagcataTGTGAGACCTAACACAGCTGAACCATACAAAAGTATATcaacaataaatgatgatgaaatGAAATTGCACCTTCACAAATGGCTCCCCTCAGAGTAATGAAAGCAGATCTTGAAGGGCATGCATTTGTGTACAGCGAGCACTGGCAGCAATTGCAGGAGCTAGAAATACGTCTAGGCTGCCATAAATCATTTTGTTTTCACATGCATGTCTCAGCAGTCTGCTACGGTGCTTTATCGTGCGAGTGGAGGAAATGCGGGTTCAATTCAATGGCGATGCGTTGCTGTTCCGTTGCATGCCAGAATGCGTGGAGTAAAACATTTTATGGGGTTTTGAACTGTTTCAAAGCAGATGACACGGTGGTGGCTCTGCATTTTCTGACGTCACATAGTCCAAGCCAAAGTGGCGGTCGCTGTATGTGGGAGAAGCTTAGAAGGAGGGATTTTAAATTAAAACTTCGAATTGAGGGTGCACGCTGAgagcctagtttttttttttttgtgtatatgACCATAATGGGCCCTCTGCTCTCAGCTACAATGATAAACTGAGAATAGTTGGATAATAGTGTCACAGCCCTTCTAAGAAATAAGGGTCTACAAATGCAACGGCAATGCGTTACCCCACCTAAGCAGGGATGAGCGAGCACGATCGAGAGCCGCATTCTTCTGGGCTGCACTGCGGCGAGCTGCACCGTCTGCTAGAGAGTGAGCCAGTCTCTCCCTAGACCGAGGCTCTGGTATTCGGAACTGGGGCCCACCAGGGTTGCGTGGCAATGGCGTGTCACTTCCATCCAATAGGAAAGGTGTGCCTTCAATCTCGCCCCACGTCAGCAGCGGAGTCTCATTGACACCTGTAAGCGTAAGCACATGCCAGAAAACTTGAAATGATGCTGCATCAAATAAATCTTTGTACAACACAATTCCCACAATTGGGAATAGGCCAGAACATAGCACTGCATACGGTGTTAAAAGGACAGAGAAACATGAAATTTATTTTGACTTAAGATGTATTCTTTTAAAActccatttttgttaattatggGGGCAAGAATTTGCTTACTGAAATATCAAACGAAGGCCAAACTTCCGTTTCTTTAATTTCGCGGTGAAACCACAGCACTGGTGTATCAGTGTGACATTGCGGATCTCAAGGTATTTGCTCATATTTGGGCCCTTAAGGACAAGTAAATGTTCTCGCTACTTGCCAAGTTAATTCTTTTGTTCTttcagaatacaatgtagtccatcgtAAACCAATAAAAAAATTAACCAGGTCCAAGAAGACACAGTGCAAACCCACAACGTTATGGCGAGCTGGTACGTGAGCTTCAAGACGTCATCACCATGAGTCTTTTGTTCTTGCGCCTTTTGTGGCTTAATACCAAGTTTCTTCTGATGGTAATACTGGCTTCTTTGGTATTACAGAATGATAATTACTAATACAGCTCCAATTATATTTCTCTTTAGCGTCACTCTAAGAGGAAGCTTAGCTTGGGAACTGTCTCAATACCTGAGAatgaagaaattgtttttctcagcaaccgcTACATCAattttgattaggtttgttgcattcaaaagaagaCGTTAGAATTTGGTAACTCTAGGAAGTTTAACTctaggaagttgattttcaattTATGCCATGAATATATTAAATAAAatacgcgaaatgcaaaaaatgtgggttcgtttcccacctgcggcaagttgttttttcattcacttttaatttccattaatttatcgtttctttatttcatttattaagcacaagtaatttcccctatgttgtccttggtgtcagtgtttgttcgcttcttatgatatgactaataaagatcgggcccttggttaaccccctttcttctcgttggtATGTCCCAAAGCAATACTGAGCGGCACTGTGGGTGGGGCTCAAATTGAATTTTGACTAACTTGTGTTCTTGAACAATCACAAAAACCTAACCACACAAGCGTTCAAGCACTTCATTTACTTTACCTATTGTTTCTTCCAGCTCCTCTTATCACTTGTAAATGGTGAAACCTAACAGCGTCACCATCATGAACTACTTTGTTACTGCCTTTGCACCACCCTTTACTGCTGAGCATTGAAATCGTGCGGAAAGGCCTACTTACAACATTCTGTGCACTGTACTGAGTTAGGTAGCTTTCTCCTACTGCTCAGGTGCTTAATAGCCGAGCCCAGTGCACACAAATAAATACCATATTGTCCAGACTATAGCACACATCCTATGTATGCACCCAAGTTTGGGCTTGAAGTAAAACATTCTTCTTAGATTGTCCACACCTACTGTATAACCCTTACAACACAACATCCTTGAATTCGTGGAGACCTTCTTCAGCAGCCATGGTATGAGCAACCAGTCTTTATTTTCATGGTTGATTCCGGTTTCCCCGCTTCACACACTAAACAAGCTTTGACCAAGCTGGTGTTCTCCCATCGTGCCTCTTTCAGAGCAGGCATTTTCCTAAGATGTTCTAGTGTAACAGCCCACATAAGCACACATTTTTCATGAATGTTAAATTCTTTCACAGCTCCTTTCCACAATAATGATCAGCAGAAACATAGCCACTCCTAGATTCCTCATGTGCCTACCGGGCAAACTCACATCATGCATGCTGCCAACAATAGACATGAAAGAGTGGTCACGTGGAGCTTGGCCTCCAAGCTTTGGATGATGCACACAATCTGCATAGGAAATTGCAGTGCCTGCCACAGGCTTTGCCAGGCAGGCAAGCTGTGCCACAGTTCAGCAAGTGACACTGTAATCTATGATGCAGCAAGCATTGGTGACCTACCACAAAATGAGCACTCACCTGGTGCAGGCGATGGTGTGGCCACAAAGCCGAAGCCGCCCACCTTGGGCGAAGCTGTTCCAGGCTGGAGTTCTCGGCCATCTACACCCAGCTTCCCTTCAAGCGCCTTGGCCTGGGCATTGGCTGCCTgagcaagggcttctttgttgGCATTCTCGTCGAAGGGTGAGCGTTCCAGACGCGTGTGGCAATGCGCAATGGTTCGGCCTGGGCCACGCTCTCGCTTCTCCTCCTCTGTCAGGGCTGCTCCTGTTTGTATTAAAACAGTACTACTGTAAGCATTGTTCACCTGTAAATGTGTGAACAATCTGTTCACACTTCTGCATGTTCAACAATCTGCATGAACAAACTGTTCATGCAGTTTGCATGAACAGAAACAGTTTGCATGCTTTGCTGGTACATGTTAACACCTGCAATAATGGTCATACAGTTgaacagggaaaaaaaaggatAATGCGCACTAGGAAGGCAGAAAGTCACAGTGCTGACTTTCAAATCAGCGCTGTCTGTCTGCCTTCCTTGCCTGCGAAACGAGCAGTTTACTCCTTCCTTTAACTATACACAAACTAGCCCAGTAACATAttactatattatatatatacaacatGCAAGTAGATTGCAACTTTATTCTCAACACTTTGATCTGGACTATGCACTGATGCACAGCAGGTGCTGTGAGCACTGTTCATAACTGCTATCACCATCCTAATCTGTAATATCGGCACCATTAGGCACACAATGTAACCCTCTTTCAAATGCCCCATTAAATAGGCTGTCTCGCAAGTGATAGATGTGACTTCTGTCCCGTGGTTTCTCTCCAGTACATATTGTACCATGAACAGCAGTACTGGGGTGACATCTTGCAGCGCAATGCTCCGCCCTACCACATGAGCATCTTAAAACATTTTTTTAGTTGTGTGTTCTCATCCACTGGTGTGGAGAATTTCACAATGGCACAGACTTCATGATGATAACATTTTTACCCACCAAAATGTGTGACATAAGAGAAGAACACTTCAGTGCATTCTGGTCTGAACAACGTGCCACCAGATAGAGGTCATTGCCAACACAGCTGCTAGCGCTTTCGTTCTGCTAAAATAGTCACGCACTGCTATGTGAATGCATCAGCTAAGATTATCTATAATTATACATTTCCCTCCGCTGCCTGCTACCACTCTTGCTACCAAGTTGTATGGCTGCTATTGTGAATCAGCTATTAAGAATAAAATGTGCCAGGGTAACGAACACTGACCTGGCGGTATGTACATGAGTGAGTTCTTGTTGGTGTAACGCCAAGTGATGAGAGGCTTGTTACTCCTGTTATTTGTGCCTTCTGGCTCAGCAGCTGATGAAGGCGCTTCCAAAGCCGGCTTTGGCGCTGGCCCCTCAAGCATGGCATCCAGGGGTGCCCCCTCAGCCTTCTCATCATGATACATCCAGGCATGCTTCTCACGATGCCGCCGCTCGGCCTCGGCAACCATCACTTCGAAGGAGGCGTTGTCCTCGCTGGTGTGTTTGTGCATAAATGCATCCAGCGAAAGCTGGCTGCCCTGTGATGAGATGCCTCCACCATCTTCACTGTCAGGCACAAGCCCTGTCATGAAAGGTACCGATTACAGAAGGTCAAGTAAAAAGATAGAGGTTCAGGCCATGACACAGATGTACGTTTCAAGTGAGAAAGTAGTGGAAGGACCCAGCCTAACAAAACAGTCTTCCTTCGTGcatattttctttatatttacgATTTCCTATGTTAAAGAGACACTAAGAAGCAAGATTATTTGAGCTGCATTAGTAAGCTGCCcttcaaaatacaaaaaaaaagagagaaagaacaatcATATTGCGACAGTGAAGGCAGAAAAGACACAAGAACTAAATATGGGCGGTAACGCCACCTTTAAGTTCCCACACCAGCTCACCGTGACGTCAGGTATTTTGGCAGCTTTTGCAGCCTAGTTAATTTTTATAGAGAATAATGGCATACGTCACAGTTTAAAGAAACCAAAGATTGAACtcggcaagtttcgagaactttcaCTTTAAATTTAAAAACTAATAtttgccttcattttctttttcttaatcatCAACCTCTTACTGTGAAATAAACAAATATGcagttttgaaagaatgctttgCAGTCTAAGCTGGTTTAGTGTTTCCatatagtgtccctttaatgccaCATACTGAAACATCTTCCGAATAGCTCACTTACTACACTGCAGTGTCTGTCCAGAGGCGTTCACAAATTGCATGCTGAGGGTGCCATTCATACCTGATGAAGCCTGGTTATCAGAGGCATGACCAGATTCCGAAGGGACTGGTGTGGCACTGGGTTCCAGAGATGGAGTTTCAAATGTTGATGGTGTTTGTACTGGAAAACAAGAAAATCAGGAATGAATTCAACATGGAACCTTcaaggcaaaagaaaaatttggaggacgcttaagcttcacctctAAGAGTGgatgcaatagcattcaaagatccctgactgcttctcacgtttcccagcaactgcggcttatgtaacggtaatgtttaccaggaaacactggcagcgaacgctatgcacgaaggcgagctttctggtagaaacgcagcatCTTGCGTGGGCTgcagatgcgcggaggcgagcgccatctggatggtgctgttgcaaggaaccgatCGCAGTGCACTGCACTATGAATGgcagaaatgctggaaaaggcgtttgtgtttgagtttccgcgtaacagaattatgttgtctggtatattcaaatcacaatccgacgctatcatgtctgtagtttGTGTTCAGGTTgtactttatgatttttctgacgcatcttactttgaggaattcaatcaGTTTAGTAACGCCTcagcgccacgcggagggcctatGTGGTTGTGGTTTGGAATTACTTTTTGCTAAACGACGCACGACGCCAACACTGGATTTTATGCAACATGGAGCCCTTAATGCTATCGGGTCAATACACAATAAACAAGCACGAAAGAAGATGCAAAAACACTCAGCAATGCACATGCTGTGTAATATACTCGGAGCAGGACCGATGTAAACACAATGTTGCAATCAGTTGAGCACAAGAGTGCGCCAACTCTCGTAGAAGTGCAGTGGAAAACATCATAAAATGCACAATGAAGAACTGCCAAACTTTATAAACTCCCTCACTGGTAAATATATTATTAAAGATTTATACTTAGGCAAGCGATACTTAGGTAAGCAATGTGCTTGCGATGTACAATACAGTTCTGAAGCACGACTTACCGCAAGACCTAACAAATTAGGTTTACCACAGaatttaatgatgatgatgatgatgatgatgatgatgatgatgatgatgatgatgatgataataataataataataatgcaaagTGTGCATCCGTGTAGTGTCGGGGCTTAACACTGTAATAACAATTTCACAGTGTGAAGTTGGCACATTCAACTGCAGCACTAATCGCATAATGGAAAAAGGGTTGCTCATATTTAGTGAATATATACGCTTGGGAAATGGCAAGAACATGAGCCATACACTTCAAGGACTTTTGCTATTAGATCTGCCATAAGCATAAACTCAAACATGACAAAGCAAACTAGATGTCTTACACATGAAAACAACAATGTGCAGTGTTGCAACACTGCATATTCTTGCAGTGATGAATCTTGCAAGGTCCATGCAAACAAGTTAAAGTTCACACAACACCTTTTCACCCCCAACCAGACATAAATAATAGTTCTGGTTGCAGCAATGTGTGCATGTGTTCTATTGTTGTTCTTGCATGTGCAATTTGAATACACGGTTTTCAATTCTGATTTATGTTCCCACAGGGGCAGTATAGATGGCACCTGAATGTAAGGGCCCTTGAATTTCTGTCAAGTCCTACATGCCCCTGTGTGGAGAGCACATTTTTAGGGCAAATCAATTGTTCTAAGCAGTAGTTGCGGTActacttgaggaaaaaaaaagggaattacTTCCATGTCTTCTCAGATTTCAATGATGGCTAGAAGATATGTAAGTAACCTGCTGACTGTCATTAGCACTATTATTAGTTTGTTGGTGGATTTAGCTCATCCGCACACGTCACACATCAGCTCCAACAGTACTTGCCAGTCAGAGTGCAATTAGTGAGTCACAGCCAGTCAGAATGCAAATGGGACTTACCCCACAACTTTAGCTGTGCTGCTTTCTCAGTGAAATTAACACTTAACAAAACAATGGTTTGCTCAAAATTGGGGTACACCTCAACTATTTGGGATCCGTCTCAGTCTTCACTAATTCTCGATTTGGAAAGCGTACGATATGGTTCAGCATGCTTCACGTTGTCAAATTATTCTGGCTGTACTAGTGTGACATCTATGAAACGAGCCCTTGACTTACCTGCTCTTTCGCCACACCACAAGTGTTCCAGTCTCtgcctttttcacaaagtttttcatttTAACCCCTTCTAAAGAATACCCtctttgcccccctcccccccccccccccaccttacaTTTCGTTCCACATTGACCATAACCTGAAAGTTAAGATGTCAATGTGCCACCTAGCCTTTAAGTGACTCCTCCCTCCCTAGGACAAGTGTGGCCTGTAATCGTCTTTCTGCCTCTGTCACACTCATCACCAACACAAACAACTTCAATACTGCTAGacagaatgcttttttttttttattattcctactgcgctttgttttttttaccccactcctttctgtaacaccTTCGGGCCTCgaaagtatgtgaaataaataaattcaagaCGCAGTGAGCTTACTTGAACGGAGTACGCTCCGGGTGCTGCCGCGATGTTGATACTTTTCCTGTAGCTCCCTTAACTTGGTAATGTTGTTGGCTTCGAGAGCGTCGAGGTACTCATTCTGCGCTCTGAGCTTGGGCACGTCGGGAAAGAAGTCCCGCTCGATGATCTTGCCGATTTCCTGTAAAGTTGAGTCGCATGGTTACGTAACTCTGCGGTGCCTGACACAGACTGTTAACCCGGCTGCTCAGGAAACGTCAGGTACAGCCAAACACAGCTTACTGCAGTTGGCGACACAACCCAGAGGTAGCATTCATCGTTACGACTGctggcgctaaaaaaaaaaaaaacaacaacaacaacaacgcagaTAAAGCGTAGGTCAAAAAACGCTGCCACGTTCGTTGTTCTCCCTTTAATTTCGTTGCGGCATCACGCAGTACCAGCGCACTTCCGTAATCGTAACTATTTATTCGCAGTGCCGATTGTACGCATGGCGGCAAGTATCCACTCGGCTGTAGCAATTAAGCGACAACTAAGTATTGTGGATTGCCAGTTTAGCATGAAAGAGGGCAGGAATTAAAACACGAAGACCGCTGAACCTCAAGTAACAGGCACGATTACTCACAGCAGTGTATGCATCTTCGTCCAAGACTTTCACCGTACGTGTCTTCGTCGGGTCGGCGGCCGATCGCACCACTGCCAATGTTTTGATGGGCTTGCACACCTCGACATCCAATGAGATTTTGGACTTCGGCGAGTCTTCGCACATGTCTGGCGTCGAAGCAACAACAGGCATGAAAACTTGCTAACGGGATCTACGGATTTACGTTGCCTTCTGCGATATGCGACGATCGCACTACGCCATCTTTACTAAAATTGATGTCGATGCTCATGGACGTTTGCCGAGTTGACCGAGTTCGCTCGTAAGTTCTATATAACGATTTGTTTTGAAAGTGAAACAGGCTGACAGGGAATTATTGTAAGCGATAATGCATATGTATggtaaaaaatattttaaaaattatgAAT is a window from the Dermacentor variabilis isolate Ectoservices chromosome 3, ASM5094787v1, whole genome shotgun sequence genome containing:
- the Es2 gene encoding ess-2 splicing factor homolog yields the protein MPVVASTPDMCEDSPKSKISLDVEVCKPIKTLAVVRSAADPTKTRTVKVLDEDAYTAEIGKIIERDFFPDVPKLRAQNEYLDALEANNITKLRELQEKYQHRGSTRSVLRSIQTPSTFETPSLEPSATPVPSESGHASDNQASSGLVPDSEDGGGISSQGSQLSLDAFMHKHTSEDNASFEVMVAEAERRHREKHAWMYHDEKAEGAPLDAMLEGPAPKPALEAPSSAAEPEGTNNRSNKPLITWRYTNKNSLMYIPPGAALTEEEKRERGPGRTIAHCHTRLERSPFDENANKEALAQAANAQAKALEGKLGVDGRELQPGTASPKVGGFGFVATPSPAPGVNETPLLTWGEIEGTPFLLDGSDTPLPRNPGGPQFRIPEPRSRERLAHSLADGAARRSAAQKNAALDRARSSLLSPRLSPSPKSPLACLGTMSPAARHLASAKLGISKGIDRALRASYTPKTATPGTPVVSGATPSPLVPSPASRKDACRREPYLSGSDSSSLTDNLLKLPVKRKAAADFF